The stretch of DNA AACTAGTGTCATTCAATAGAAGACAAACTACCTATCTTTCTGATTTCTTTTTGAAGCTCATCTACCTATCAAAAAGTGCAAGTGTTCAGTGTATGACAATAAGAtttactttttttaaaaaataaaacttaAATTTGCACAATTAAAATGCAATAATAATTGAAATATCAGATCGTCCCAGTGTCAAACATTTTTTTTCGTCTCTTGGAACTTTATGATAACATCCAACACTCAAAAGCTAACAATATTTCCATCAACGACAATAAATGCATGAATCAAGTAGTTTCTGCAACTTGTAGAAATTGACACAAAGCTAAAAGGTGAAAAGTTAACTAATCTCTAAACCAATATCAAAACAAAATATCCTTTAAAATGTGGATTATCATCATCCCCATGGGCAGAGCTCATGCACAAGTTGTTGAGGTAATAATATTTACTCTTTGGTAAAAGGCCCTAAATTCTCatttttcctctgataaattttctttattacatttctttctttctatatatcttggtcctaagatttctttgataaattttctttattACATTTCTTTCACTCTACACATCTTGGTCCTAACTTATACCCACACCTCACTCCTTCACTCCAATGTTAGAGCACACTTACAGTCTACAACTTTATTAAAGCAATTTATGGATGAGATTTGGCACTGAACACTGTCCCAGCAGCGTTGCTGGAGAAGTATTTCGTATCATACTAAGTCTGATTTTTCAACCCCGGGGACCGGCTTGGAGCAATCAAGATCAAAAAGAACCTTTGGAACTTCCCGCTCTTCAAAGCCCACTACTTACTCATACAGGTCCACCACCACTACTCATACTGGCACCCTACCCTCTCGATACAAGTAGAGAAGCATTGACATGATTGTTACAGTAAAGAAGACCAATTACATTGTCATCAAAGCCATGCAACAAATAAAGATGACTATACCAAAAATCTGATTatctttgttcctatacaaaaatatgcagaaaataaaaatgaaagaCCATGTAAAAGATATTAACTGAAAGACTATCTATCAAAAAGATAGATTTGTCAAGTCGAAAGCTAACATGACCAGTTCTTTCTCTTCACTTCATACATATCTTAATTGATATCAGAAGGCAATAATTCAACAGAGCAGATAAAATATCCAAaattttctataaaaataaaCACCTGAAAAGATCTACTCATCCAACTTCAGAACCCAAAATCCAATTCCTATATAGTCCAAGTAGCAATGTGCAGAAAGCCACCAATTGGTATTTCACGCTGAACCTTTAGATAAATAAGCGACAAGCGTGCAAACACTATGGaatcgatcttgatctcttgactcGTCAGATATCAACAGAAACAAGTATAGATCATCATCAAATTGAAAAAAAAGGATTCTTTTTCCGGGACTTCAGAGCCGAATGATACTTTAAAAAaggacaataggaagcaataagtgGACCTGCTGGTGCCGTTATCGGGGTTGTGGCTGATGACAATGGCGTAATCGCCGGAGGCGCGGGCGAGGACGCCGCGGTCGCCAACGTGGTGCTCCACGTTGCAGACGACGGCACCCTCGGGAATGGAGCGGAGGGGGAGGACGTTGCCGACCATGAGGGAGGCCTTACGGCCGCAGTAGACGAACTGGCCGGTGTACATCCCCTCGGCGGCGATGAAGAGCTCCTTCTGGAGCTTGTACCGGAAGGGGTGGCGGAAGGTGACGCGGGCGAGGGGGGCGCCACGACCAGGGTCGTGCAGGATCTCGGTGACCACCCCCTTGAGGTAGCCATTGCGCTCCCCGAAGTCGAGGCTCCGGAAACGGGCCGGCCCCTTGCGGTGGTGAGTGTGGGAGCGGAACACTGACCCCGCTCCCTTCCTCTGGGCACGGATCACGCGTCCCATCTCGGCAGCGGCTGCGGCAGCAAAGAGGTGGCGCTGGGATTAGGGTTCGTCAGCGTAGGAGCCATTTATATTGGCGAGATCGGGACGGCGGGTTGTGCGGTTCTGATGATGCCGATGATGCTCTGTCCACCGTTAGATTTAGGGCCTCAATTGTTTTAATGGATCCGGACCCATTTATTTGGGCTACATCCGATAGTGATCAATGTTTTGctgtcgcagtcgcagtcgcagtcgtAGTCGCTGAAGAGCTTCCGACCGATTCGTTGTCGCTAGGAGCATTTGGGCAACCCAAACCCTAAGCCTTCATCTCTCTCGCTCGAATCTGGTAATCCTTTCGGTTCTCATGGCGCTGCCCGGCCCATACTCAGGCGTCAGCACGCTTGCCTTCGTAGGTTTCTTTTTCCGTGTTTTActgttttttctctctctcttactaTTTTCTCTGATCGTTTCTTTGAATTGGTAGGTGGCTCGCGCGTCGGCTGTCACCTTCGGCCTCGTCTACGGCAGCGTCAAGCTCTCCTACCTCCAGGTCCTTTCCCCTTTCCTCAGATCTTTTCCTGATGTTGTGTACTTACATCCTACTCTATTGTCGTGATTACATTAGGTGGTGATCGTCGATTGTTTGTGGTACCAGATCCTTGTGTTTCCATTAATTTCGTTGTTTCATATGGCTGATCTGATCATGTTATCTCTCAAGTTAGTCTACATGATTATGGGAATGGTGCATCTAAGGAAATGTTCTTGCCTTCATTTCGCAGTAGGAATTGTTGTTACAAGAATTTTGATTTATCTTGAATTTACTTTTCTTTGAGCGTTTTGCAAATGTAGGTCCTCATAAAGGGGCGTTTAAGCATGATATTTTTGACGTAAAGATGGCTTGCGTAGCTCACTAGGCTGGTCATTTGCTTACGTTAGTAGGAGTTAGGTAATTTCTCTTGAGGCTGCTATTTATCATGTCATAGTCTGAGTTCTATTAGaattaaattaaagaaaattATGAATTTTCATAGGTAATTGAATTTTTTGAAGAATATTTGAAGTGTCATCTGCTGATGGAGACTACAAAAATGTTGATGTGATTGGAATAAGTGGCAATGACCAATGTTTATGTCTAACATGATCATCTTAGATGCCCAATGCTGTGAGTTTTGAGATATTATATGACTTGATTGATTGAAGCAGGCACTTGTAGTTGCCTATGGACATTTATTTTCTGATCAACATATCACATTCTCTATCAATACTAACTAGGCCTTTTTTTTCTTCCATCTGAGTTCATAGTAAGTCTCTTTTCTTAGGTCTTATCTTCTGGTGTTGGACCTTTGGGCGCCATGCAAGCTGCACCTAGTAGTGCTTATATGTCCCCTAGCAGCATGTTCTTAGGTCTTTTCCATCTGAGTTCATAGTAGTGCTTATATGTCCCCTAGCAGCATGTTCCTTGCTGTAGTTTATTTTAGAATTACCAAAATCATATAATAAACCTTTTGGACTTGTCAAGTAGTGATGGTTTCATTCCTGACATTTGGGCTTCCATAGTCTGAAgtagattttaatttttaatcgaAAGTTATGAATTGCACTCTGTAAAGAGCTTGCAATGATGTAACCTCCAATAATGTTAATTCTTTGTGGGAGGCAAAATTAGAACTACTCTGTTGCTTCGTGGGAGGCAATGGTGTAAAGATGCTTTAGCTATATGATGAATACTTCTTATTCCAGTGAAACTGAACACACCTTGGTATTGAGGCAAAGAATATTCTTTTACTAATCTTGACCCCTTAGAGTTATAATTTTGGCAGTTTCAACGTGTCTTTGTTATGTTTCAATCATATCTGGTCAAGTTTAGTGGTTTGATTTTAGTAAAAGTTTTCATTTGAAAGATATTCTAATAAAAGGTCTACAAGAGCATGGCCAGTTTTGGTTGTTCCAGTCTACATATCAAcagttttgcttgtaattatatacTGGGCCCGAATCTGAAATGTGTAGGAATGTTTTGAAATAAGATCAACTAATCCTGGAGCTTCTTTTATTCAGTCATGCTGACCAAGAACAATAATTTGAGTTCTTGGCTCGTTTAATTGATTTCAGTGCATCTAATGTATTTTGGATATAGGGTTTAAATTAATTGCTTGGTAATTATGATCATGATAGGTGCCTTTGattttctttcctccttttgttataTAGACTTCATTACTGGATGTTCTCAATGAGTAAGTTGGTTGGCTTGCTGGGAGATGTGATAAAATGTAACAAACTTTGGATCTTTAGTGCCGAATGTTCATATCTACTAATGTATTTCAATTTCTCTGTAGGCAAAAGCAAAGCGGCACAAGAAAGCAGAGGCAAAAGGTCACCACTAATAAGAAGGATGTGACCTGCTATGCTCCCATTCATATTCTGAATCTCAATTGTTGCAAACTTTTTGTTAGTATATTTCTCCCCTACATGTTGGTTCATGGTTTTCTTGTGCATGAGATCACAGTGTGCCCAAAAAAGGTGGTTTCTTTAGcatattttttttacttcaatAATTGATTTTTAATTGTGATAGTCTGGATCATCCTTTATTTTACATTAAATCTGCATATATAATCTCTCTGTCACCAAAGGCTGGTGCTTCGACTTCATACATGTGTTGGATTACTCGCACTGTTGGTTGAGCACTCTGCTTCCATTATCAATATAATATTGAATTTTTTAGGGATAGAAGAGAGGACAACtctttcttgttttcttcttcGCCACCTCTGCATAAGGATAAAAGAGAGGATATCTCTACTCtgtcctcttcttcctcacctctgGCAAGGGTCCATTGTTGTCATTGCATCTCTCATTTTTAACATCAGTAGAAGGAGATGATAAGAGAGGCTTTGTCCTCTTTTTCCATCTGAACATGGAGAAGGCCTGCAGCCCTCTCTGCTCTCCATCCTTAGTACTATCGAATTACAGTGCTCTCCATCGTTAGTTTGGAACGAAACATGCAAGGATGAAATTAATATAAACAGAAAAGTGTGTAGAGACTAGAGACTGAGTTA from Musa acuminata AAA Group cultivar baxijiao chromosome BXJ2-11, Cavendish_Baxijiao_AAA, whole genome shotgun sequence encodes:
- the LOC135626804 gene encoding large ribosomal subunit protein uL2-like, with translation MGRVIRAQRKGAGSVFRSHTHHRKGPARFRSLDFGERNGYLKGVVTEILHDPGRGAPLARVTFRHPFRYKLQKELFIAAEGMYTGQFVYCGRKASLMVGNVLPLRSIPEGAVVCNVEHHVGDRGVLARASGDYAIVISHNPDNGTSRIKLPSGAKKIVPSNCRAMIGQVAGGGRTEKPLLKAGNAYHKFRVKRNCWPKVRGVAMNPVEHPHGGGNHQHIGHASTVRRDAPPGQKVGLIAARRTGRLRGQAAATAAKAEKTS